In the Primulina tabacum isolate GXHZ01 chromosome 7, ASM2559414v2, whole genome shotgun sequence genome, TCTTGAAGTTGAGTTTGTCATTACAATAGACCTGCTTCAAATAGATTTCTTCGTCTCAACGTCTCATCAACAAGCTTGAAAGTCTTCTTCACAAGTTTCTGATCTAGGGCTGTTGTCCTATAGATCTTAAAGACCCGATCTACACGGTCAGGGCCTGTGCTCTGGAAATACAGCTCCTCgaattttttcttcacaaacctGAATGTCAAGCATCACAAGTTGAGTGCATGCTAAATTATGACAGATCGAGTAATTTTATGTGTTATCCTGGTGTATATCAGAGTTCAAATGATGATCTTAAAAGGCATCGAAGAAGCTTTAAGGGAAAGACAATCTCAGATTAGAGCCCATTTGGAAACCTCATCCGAGTCTCAAAGAGGGTTACAGAATGCACTTACTCGTATGCGTTCTCGATTTCTTGTTTTCCAGTTGAAACTGGCTGATAATCCTTGAACCACCCACATACATTCAATGGGACCTGTATACAAGAAAATTATGATCACAATCACATGGATGCTGAGCCAACAGAAGTTGTGGACCTCCATTCACTTACGTTCAGAATCTTCTTTTCAAATAAATCAAATTTGTTAAGAAATAGCATGAAAGAAGTTTTCTGCATTTAAGGGGAAAAGGGTTAGCCAGCAGACCAGTAGTATATACCATTAACTGGATTGATATTAAAGGAACAAGTTCTCTTAGCAAACAAAAcaacataatatcttgtaacTTGTCATGGAAAAACCTCGAAGCAAGGCTGCTTTAGGACCCACTCAAAGAGTTCTTTTGTCTCCATCATCCTATTCTTGTTATCATCCTCAAAGAGAGTCTGATCATAACTGAAACAAAGTATTGCACCTTGTGTAAGTAACAACATTTGCGTAACATCAAATGAGAAAACTACACAAATACAAACGTCTCAGTAAGAGCTGTAAAAGATTGAAGTAACGAGGAATGGTAATTAAGGTCACAATCCTAAATAATGTCAATGCTTCAACAAGGAAGCCATCAAGATGTCAAAAACATGTTCTTTCTGAATGGTAACCGAGGAGGAGGAATATCAAACGTACTCACTAATAGCTGCACAAAATATCACAGCTGCAACACCCTCGAATAGATGAATCCATTTTCTTCTTTCATTTCTCTGGCCTCCGACATCAAAGAGTCGATATACTTCACCACTTTTTTTGTTCTCTCCAACTGGGCTGCAAATGTTTAAACAATTAGCACCGATGATATAAACCTTTTTACATCATTAAAACTACCTACTTCATTTCATTCTTCAACACACAAGTTtcattcaaataatttttttaaataaactaTAAAGCTATCGTATGCCATAATTAAAAATAGAGCATGCATTATATCATATCACCAAAGCGCTAACTGATATGCTAAACCAAACAGTTGATAATGGTACGTCGTAAGTGAAATGTGAAGAAATTTCACTTATCTCATCATCTTAAAAGGTCAATCTACAGATAAAGAGTAACTCAACACATTTTTACAATAATGCTGCTTTTACCCAAGGAAATGAAAGAACATTTTATTCACACATAGATATGGAAAATCGGTTCATCCATAATCTCGAGGCAAAGAACCACTTATTACCTGAACTGGATTTCCACAACACCAGTTGTCCGAACCCTAGCATGAAGAACATCCTCCTATTTCAAgacaaaaattaaattaaacatctGGAACATGTTCaattttaaataagaaaatataGCATAAAAAGTATAAAAGCCAACACATAAATTATGTGGTTTAGTCATAAAGACCTACATCCACGCTACAATGTCCACAGGACTAAAACTCTATCATTCCCTCACTTCAGAAAATAAGGTAGGGAATCAAATATTAAGTCACAATTATGTCAACGCTATCAATAATATCGAATCTGATTCCGTAGAATTTCTCTTATATTCTAACAAAAGAAGTCAAACACAAGACAATGGTCATGGAAGGTCAGACAGAGAACAAAATGAGTGGTATACAAGGCAGCCAGATTTACCAAAGAACATAAAATTTTACCCTTGTTGATCGGTTGCAGCAAGGTTCATAAATAGGGGGTGAAGGTTTCCTGAAAATTCTAAGGGATGGAAGAATGGAGGATatgtaaatataaaaatatatcttcACCAACTTGACTTAAAAAGGATATTTCATTTTTTGTGGCAACAAATCTATTGTTGACACTGCTGGAAGATGTTTCCTTAAATTACTGAAGCTAAAAGGAAAGAAAGAGGCGTGTGAGAACTTGAGTTTTCACTCACCTTTGTAGGAATGtagtctgaatctgacaatctttccaaattttccataaaataatctGCACAATCTGGAACTTGAAGTTCGTGGCCATGGGAAAATGTTTCCTGCAGAGCACATTCAAACATTAGTTGTAATAAAACTCTAACGAATTCGGGTAATTAAAAAACACATCGGAATCTAGCAAAAGATTAACCTAGCCATTTGGATGAAGGAAAATTGACCTTTATGGCACTATCTTTCCAGagagcttctatctcagtcgcAAGTTCTTTTGTAAGAGTTGGGCAATCAAACCTACTACCAATTTCTGAGAGTTTCTCCCCAATTTGCTAATGCAAGAAATACCATTGAAAGTAAATTCCATCACGAAAACCGGAcgtttggaaaattttaaatttcatacATGGGCATCTGAAATAATCACTATCAAAAAAACTTTGCTAAATCTTGAAAAACTGATTCAGACCTTATTTTCATCAGATATGATGAACTTCGAGGAATCTGATACGGTTTGAGACAGTTCCTTTGATCCATCATGTAAAATCTGCGAGCATCAATAATCAATTCAAACTGGATAGTATCATGCAGGTACAACTTCAAGTACTACATTATGTTGTTTGGAAACTTCATTTTCTCAGGCCATCAACACTGGAAAAAAATTGTACTTGATCCCTAAAGGGAATAAACCAACACAACCTTCCAAGTATTTCATACTTTTATTGTCTGATAAACATTGGCATGTATTACAGGGATGTATCCTTTAAGCTCAGCCTCGTCAAACCCACTCTGAAACAAAAGTTTTATCTGCACGACATTTAACATGCACCTACCTGAGTCATCTGATAATAAAAGAAATGTGTGCATAAACTAATTTGTGATGTTCACAGAGAAAAAAAATAGGACATCTTACCTGCTTGAAAATAGTGGACTTCCCAGAATCTCCAGCACCTTAAACAAGCACATTCCAGTGAATATATAAGAAGAATGGAAAAAGGAAGAATACATACAAAGGCAAGAGAAGATACTGTTACGATGTGTGCTTATATCACAAGAACAATTTTAGACAAAACTTGGAAGACCTTAAGCAGACACCTGACACCCTTGTAATTTCTGTTACCAGATTTTTCACTAATTTGTGTATACAGGCAGATTGCGGAAAAAGACATCTCAAACTATGAGCGAGCCAAAAGAGATGTTTTATAATATGCCACGAAATAAAGTATCACAGCATCTTCTATCCAAAGCCAAAGCTTGTGCCTAGAAGGGTATGCAAGGATTGGACAAAAAGTAAGATACATTTTAAAAGTAGCCAATGAAATTGTAGCTGGTCGTGTTGGCAGTAATAAAACCCCAAAAAAACAAGCGAGAAAACATGTACGTCCGTATATTTGGTCTGATCATCTAAATCGATGAACATATGGCAGAATCAATAAGCAGTTTTCCCGTATGAATACCAAGCAGTAGCAGTTTCTGAATATGCTTCTCTGCCTTCGTTTCTTGGTCGATTCTCCTCTCTATTTCAGCAGTCTGGGAATCAATGTCACATACATGTATTAATGCCTAAATAACAAAgatactaataataataaaaaaaaaaacaataagcaCGTGAAGAAAGTTTTGGGTAAATGTAGAAGATGTACCTGCTCATGCTCTTCAGAATCAGCTTGACTACGTTGCTGTCTACTGCAGATTAACCCCATAGTGTCAATCAGAGTATACCACATAAATATCATGTAGAGTCAGTCAAACTGTTGTGAAAGATCGATTTTGACACTTCTGGCAATCTTCTACAAAGTGTTATTCACTGcctaaaaacaaaaaaaaaaaaaaaaaaggggtgGGGGCCGATAATAGAAGAAACGGCTCAAACCAAATATACAAAATGCAGCTTCTTCATTGAAGTAAATCATTAAGTGAAAAACAGGATCAGGAGCAGAATCAAATGTAGTCTAGAGTCTAGATCAACGTAGATCACTGGTAGACAGAAGCTCGCCTAATTAAAAATAAGTCAACGACCAGAAAGATGAAATTTACATAGCATTCAGATCATCATCATATCAATCGAAAAGGAAAATGGTACGAAACTAAATTCCCTGAGTTCCATTCTTATTGTTTAAAGGGATCGAGAttggaaaacaaaagaaaattaaaataaaatccaacCCTAAAAACAAGAGAGCGAGTAAATCGAGTTCAACTGAGAGAAAGGAGCGTTGGTGGGTAGATGGATCTCATCTCGGGAACACGAACGAACTTGTCATGAATTCTTCGGTCATTCGATATCAGTATCAGCCAGGAAAGGAATACAATAGAATACTTCTAATAAAAATATCTTATCATGTAATCAATAAATAATCCTttcatattataattaatttctGCACCAAAATGAGAAATTTAGCTTTATAAGAGAATAGTTTTGGAATTACACATAACGTCGAACTCACACCCTTAATTATtggatttaatttaaatttcaactAGCTACATAGATACTTCAAAACTCATCGATTTTCAGCCCTAATTATTGCTCATAAGATGATGTTATTTGGTAGGTATGTTGAATTTCGAAAATGACAAATGAACTTTGCAGCCATGATGAGAATGAATTGAAGCAAGCAAGTGTTCGTAAATCTCTCTTTTTATAAAGAAGTAGTAAGACAATATGAGTGCAGTAATTTTTGATGCAGAAGTGATCTTTCATTGATCATTGATGTTCTATTCAATCTTTCCAAACTGAAATGACATTTTTTCATCAAAATGGGCGTCTCTTGGTCCATAAAAGTGATTTTAATCTAAGAGATTCCATTTGGATGAAATAATGTCAAGAAAACTCGAATTTGTGTGTACCTGTTAGTGAAATAGGACAACAGGCACACCCGCACTCCACAGCCCTGTCCAGGAAAATCTGGATGAAAGTGGGCACACTGAAAATGCACCTTTCTGCCCAATTTTATTCGGCTTTTCCCTAATAGAGCAGCAATGTAGGGGTGCGCCCTACACTTAATACAGACATCACTTAAGTAATCATTAAAAGTTTGATACTTAACCTCACTACATTGATAGGAAATAAAATCACCGTCCTAAGAATGAGAAGGGAATTATTTCCGAATGTTCACTCAAGTTTTCATAATTTAGTTGTCATATAGAACCAAGATTTGGGATCTCCAATCGACAAAGTTGAACTTCCAATTCGAAAACTTTATTTTGTAGGTTTTAAACTCATTCCCCTGGACAAGATGTGCACTTGATTTCTATTTATTGTTTTTGTAAGCGGATTCGCCAAGTTATCATTTGATTTGACATAATCAATAGAGATAACTCTATTTGAGATTGCACTGTATTATGTCTTGACGAATTTGTCAAGACTTACCATTGTATATATTGTTTTGTGTCCTTGTAATTATCGACTAACTATTACAATATATCGTTATTTCAGACACTGGACTTGTCTAACAAGGAATATTctctaaaaaaattataaagctCTTCTGCTTCTTCTGCTACTTTATCTAGTACTATAAATTCAAAATCCATTGTGTATTTAGAAATCTGGTTCAAAGAACTTCAAGGTTCTAGCCTTTTTACTTCGCCTAGTTCTTCTTCCTTTGAAAAACCTTCGTTTGTTCTAACATTTTCAAGTTAAGAATGTTTATTATCTTTCTACAATTCGTACGACGTCTTATCATTTTTTTTGTAGGATATCTTAAGTTTTGAGGTAAGCTCAATTTTATCAACATGACATTCatcatatttttcaatgttcaaTTTTTCGTTCCTATGAGGCCATTAGATTGAGGTGAGTATGGTGCAGTAGTGTGGCGGCCCAAACTTTGTCAGGTAATCATACAATATGTGACAtaatatgcataaaaatctttcgactaaataataatataatgcatatatgaCAAAATAAATCAATTAACACACTATTTACATTAGTGTATCAGAGACAATATAATCATCACACAACGCACAACTCAAATACGACAATAAACTATATTGTCTCTGTCTACTATTTAACTATAAGACTTCTTTGATTAGACACACCTAGTCTGCAGTCTTTCTCCTATATCATATCCTAACACTAGTCATGTAACATATCCAACAAAAAATAACCCCGAAGGTTGAGCATACACAACATCGTAATAAATAACAGTTAAACAAACAACATTAGATATAATTGAAATTTCTTAACATGAATAATACATTTGCTGTTTATGGGCAACGACTGATATCACAAGCCAACAATATCAACAAATGTCGTTTTCCTACTACTGCAAcaaacaacatcaacaatacaTCACTCTCCTACTACTGAGACAAACAACATCAATAATACATCGCTCTCATAGGACTGCGACTTAAaacatcaacaataattatTCTTGAATTATATAGATACGTCACAAGCATCAAGATCAAAGATAACTATTAATATTCCACTGTATTTAGCTcacaataataaaattaaatacacCCTAAACAattaaattcaataaaagattATATCAAAACATCCACAAAACTACGAAAACTCAAAACCAAAAGATAGTCTATTCTTCCTAAATTTAAGTAAAAGGTTATATCAAAACATCCACTAAACTACAAAAATCTCCTagtatttgaaattttaatcgATGCCACGATGCATGATGAATTTGATTGTAACTAGAGCCGAAACATCTAACGGGTATTTCTTGCCACAAGCAACAGATCAGGGAGATTATTATCTTCATACACAAACCCCAAACTCGGATAATGAAATAGACATTCTCAAAATTAGTCTGGACGATGATTAAATTTTTCGTTCAAACGATGTTTGTCTTGTCCTCTGTTTACAACATATCTCAGCATACACTAGTccaaagaaaatcaaaataaaaggtACGCAAATTTATGACTTAGTACAACATATGTATGCTGGGAAACGTGTGAGATTCT is a window encoding:
- the LOC142552369 gene encoding guanine nucleotide-binding protein alpha-1 subunit; translation: MIFMWYTLIDTMGLICSRQQRSQADSEEHEQTAEIERRIDQETKAEKHIQKLLLLGAGDSGKSTIFKQIKLLFQSGFDEAELKGYIPVIHANVYQTIKILHDGSKELSQTVSDSSKFIISDENKQIGEKLSEIGSRFDCPTLTKELATEIEALWKDSAIKETFSHGHELQVPDCADYFMENLERLSDSDYIPTKEDVLHARVRTTGVVEIQFSPVGENKKSGEVYRLFDVGGQRNERRKWIHLFEGVAAVIFCAAISDYDQTLFEDDNKNRMMETKELFEWVLKQPCFEKTSFMLFLNKFDLFEKKILNVPLNVCGWFKDYQPVSTGKQEIENAYEFVKKKFEELYFQSTGPDRVDRVFKIYRTTALDQKLVKKTFKLVDETLRRRNLFEAGLL